A genome region from Rhodanobacter thiooxydans includes the following:
- a CDS encoding DUF1456 family protein produces the protein MINNDVLRSIRYMLDLGDGKVVDIIHLADPSAPIGKEDVQAFLKKDDEPGYGECSNKVLALFLDGLVFQRRGKDDSRPPRPPEKRVTNNVVLKKLRVAFELKDVDMHQILESAGFPVSKPELSALFRQSDHKNFKLCGDQLLRNFLKGLTMRVRSNA, from the coding sequence ATGATCAACAACGACGTATTGCGCTCCATCCGCTACATGCTCGACCTCGGCGACGGCAAGGTGGTCGACATCATCCATCTGGCGGACCCGTCGGCTCCGATCGGCAAGGAGGACGTGCAGGCGTTCCTGAAAAAGGACGACGAACCCGGTTACGGCGAGTGCAGCAACAAGGTGCTGGCGCTGTTCCTCGACGGTCTGGTGTTTCAGCGCCGCGGCAAGGATGACAGCCGCCCGCCGCGGCCGCCGGAGAAGCGCGTCACCAACAACGTGGTGCTGAAGAAGCTGCGCGTGGCGTTCGAGCTGAAGGACGTGGACATGCACCAGATCCTCGAAAGCGCGGGCTTCCCGGTTTCCAAGCCCGAGCTGAGCGCGCTGTTCCGCCAGAGCGACCACAAGAACTTCAAGCTGTGCGGCGACCAGTTGCTGCGGAATTTCCTGAAGGGGCTGACGATGCGGGTGCGCAGTAACGCTTGA
- a CDS encoding IMPACT family protein, with the protein MSETLSTLAQPCRYQQEVKKSRFLAQAAPVESAEQALAFLREVGDPTATHNCWAYRIGQDYRFNDDGEPGGTAGRPILQAIEGQQMDRVAVVVTRWFGGIKLGAGGLVRAYGGTAAECLRRAERVPIVAMARLGLRCDFAALALVKARLKDLQAEVEHEAFDADGVELQLRLPDSHVAEAQLRINDISRGRSSVKRLV; encoded by the coding sequence ATGAGCGAAACGCTGTCCACCCTGGCCCAGCCGTGTCGCTACCAGCAAGAGGTCAAGAAGAGCCGCTTTCTCGCCCAGGCCGCGCCGGTCGAATCCGCCGAACAGGCGCTCGCCTTCCTGCGCGAAGTGGGCGACCCCACCGCCACGCACAACTGTTGGGCATACCGCATCGGCCAGGACTATCGCTTCAACGACGACGGCGAGCCTGGCGGCACCGCCGGCCGTCCAATCCTGCAGGCGATCGAGGGCCAGCAGATGGATCGCGTCGCCGTGGTCGTGACGCGCTGGTTCGGCGGCATCAAGCTCGGCGCCGGCGGGCTGGTGCGCGCCTACGGTGGCACTGCGGCGGAATGCCTGCGCCGCGCCGAGCGCGTACCGATCGTGGCGATGGCGCGGCTGGGCCTGCGCTGCGACTTTGCCGCGCTGGCGCTAGTCAAGGCGCGACTGAAAGACCTGCAGGCCGAGGTCGAACACGAAGCCTTCGACGCCGACGGCGTGGAACTGCAACTGCGCCTGCCAGACAGCCACGTCGCCGAAGCCCAGCTTCGGATCAACGACATCAGCCGCGGCCGCAGCAGCGTGAAACGCCTCGTGTAG
- a CDS encoding ABC transporter transmembrane domain-containing protein, giving the protein MSDAAADTPRPARRIGALRELWPFLKPHRALALGWLLFLALSSGASLVLPLAFRHIIDQGFGHSSNTVINQTFVALFGVALVLAFATAARYFCITLLSERALASLRQTLYAHVIRLDVGFFEKSRVGELLSRLSADTEVVQALIGSGVSVALRSAVMLVGAAVAMVWTAPSLAGLTALVIPAVMLPILVFGRRVQKLSRASQDRLADAAAIANETLNASTAVKAYAREDIESSRYGGAITRALATARRRIGMRALLTMAVIVLVFGAITLVLWAGARHVLAGTLGAGVLGQFVLYAVFAAGSVAGLSEVWGDVLRAAGAMERIGELLGERADIVDPRQPRALPQPMRGELRFDGVTFHYPTRPDTAALHDFTLTVHPGETVALVGPSGAGKSTVFSLLLRFYDPQSGSIRIDGVDLRETTLAGLRGAIALVPQETVIFAGSAADNIRFGRQDAGDDEVREAARAAEAHEFIGALDHGYDAELGERGVRLSGGQRQRIAIARAILRDAPLLLLDEATSALDAQSEAAIQQALARLEQGRTTLVIAHRLATVQRADRIVVMDGGRIVAQGTHESLLAEGGLYAELARLQFVA; this is encoded by the coding sequence ATGAGCGACGCCGCCGCCGACACGCCCCGCCCCGCCCGCCGCATCGGCGCATTGCGCGAGCTCTGGCCGTTCCTGAAACCGCACCGCGCGCTCGCGCTCGGCTGGCTGCTGTTCCTGGCGCTGTCCTCCGGCGCCTCGCTGGTGCTGCCGCTGGCGTTCCGCCACATCATCGACCAGGGTTTCGGCCACTCCAGCAACACCGTCATCAACCAGACCTTCGTCGCCCTGTTCGGCGTGGCGCTGGTGCTGGCCTTTGCCACCGCCGCGCGCTACTTCTGCATCACCCTGCTCAGCGAGCGGGCGCTCGCCTCGCTGCGGCAGACGCTGTACGCGCACGTGATCCGGCTCGACGTGGGCTTCTTCGAGAAGAGCCGTGTGGGCGAGCTGCTGTCGCGGCTGAGCGCCGACACCGAGGTAGTGCAGGCGCTGATCGGCTCGGGCGTGTCGGTGGCGCTGCGCAGCGCGGTGATGCTGGTGGGCGCGGCGGTGGCGATGGTGTGGACCGCGCCGTCGCTGGCCGGTCTCACCGCGCTGGTGATCCCGGCGGTGATGCTGCCGATCTTGGTGTTCGGCCGCCGCGTGCAGAAGCTGTCGCGGGCCAGCCAGGACCGCCTCGCCGACGCCGCCGCGATCGCCAACGAAACGCTCAACGCCTCCACCGCGGTGAAGGCCTATGCGCGCGAGGATATCGAGAGCAGCCGCTACGGCGGCGCGATCACCCGCGCGCTGGCCACTGCGCGCCGGCGCATCGGCATGCGCGCGTTGCTGACCATGGCGGTGATCGTGCTGGTGTTCGGCGCGATCACGCTGGTGCTGTGGGCCGGCGCCCGCCACGTGCTTGCCGGCACCCTGGGCGCCGGCGTGCTGGGCCAGTTCGTGCTGTACGCGGTATTCGCCGCCGGCTCGGTGGCGGGCCTGTCCGAGGTGTGGGGCGACGTGCTGCGCGCTGCCGGTGCCATGGAGCGCATCGGCGAATTGCTGGGCGAACGCGCCGACATCGTCGACCCGCGGCAGCCGCGCGCGCTGCCGCAACCAATGCGCGGCGAGCTGCGCTTCGACGGCGTGACTTTCCACTACCCCACCCGACCCGACACGGCGGCGCTGCACGACTTCACCCTGACCGTCCACCCCGGCGAAACGGTGGCCCTGGTCGGCCCTTCCGGTGCCGGCAAGAGCACGGTGTTCTCCCTGCTGCTTCGCTTCTACGACCCGCAGAGCGGCAGCATCCGCATCGACGGCGTCGACCTGCGCGAAACCACCCTGGCCGGCCTGCGTGGCGCAATCGCGCTGGTGCCGCAGGAAACCGTGATCTTCGCCGGGAGCGCCGCGGACAACATCCGCTTCGGCCGCCAGGACGCCGGCGACGACGAAGTGCGCGAGGCCGCCCGCGCCGCCGAGGCGCACGAGTTCATCGGCGCGCTGGACCACGGCTACGACGCCGAACTGGGCGAGCGCGGCGTGCGCCTGTCCGGCGGCCAGCGCCAGCGCATCGCGATCGCCCGCGCGATCCTGCGCGACGCGCCGCTGCTATTGCTGGACGAAGCCACTTCGGCGCTGGACGCGCAGTCCGAAGCGGCGATCCAGCAGGCGCTGGCGCGACTGGAACAGGGCCGCACCACGCTGGTGATCGCCCACCGCCTCGCCACCGTACAGCGCGCCGACCGCATCGTGGTGATGGATGGCGGGCGCATCGTGGCGCAGGGCACCCACGAGAGTCTGCTGGCCGAGGGCGGCTTGTATGCAGAATTGGCCCGGTTGCAATTCGTGGCCTGA
- a CDS encoding DUF5996 family protein — protein sequence MTTTVGTCWPALPYDEWKDTYATLHLWTQVVGKIALAQAPPLNHCWGIALRVNARGLTTQPLPHDERTFTIQFDFIDHQLVIGASDGAMRTLALRPRSVAEFYRELLETLAAMQLAVKIHPQSTELPQPIRLDRDTEHHSYDPDYANRFWRILVQVERVFTESRCEFVGKSSPVNFFWGSFDLAVTRFSGRRAPPRNGPAFEREAYSHEVISHGFWPGSGPLLQPAFYAYAAPEPAGFKEAPVRPEAAYYHRGFGEFILPYEAVRQADAPDAMIHAFIRSTYERAADLAHWDRGALDRPASA from the coding sequence ATGACGACGACTGTCGGTACCTGCTGGCCAGCACTGCCGTATGACGAGTGGAAGGACACCTACGCGACGCTGCATCTGTGGACGCAGGTGGTCGGCAAGATCGCATTGGCGCAGGCGCCACCGCTCAATCACTGCTGGGGCATCGCGCTGCGGGTCAACGCGCGCGGCTTGACCACGCAGCCGCTGCCGCACGATGAGCGCACCTTCACCATCCAGTTCGATTTCATCGATCACCAGCTGGTGATCGGCGCGTCGGATGGCGCCATGCGTACCCTGGCATTGCGACCGCGCAGCGTCGCCGAGTTTTATCGCGAATTGCTGGAGACGCTGGCTGCCATGCAACTGGCGGTGAAGATCCATCCCCAGTCGACGGAATTGCCGCAACCGATCCGGCTGGATCGCGATACGGAACACCACAGCTACGATCCCGACTACGCAAATCGCTTCTGGCGCATCCTGGTGCAGGTAGAGCGCGTGTTTACCGAGTCGCGGTGCGAGTTCGTCGGCAAGAGCAGTCCGGTGAATTTCTTCTGGGGCAGTTTCGACCTGGCGGTGACGCGCTTTTCCGGTCGACGCGCGCCGCCGCGCAACGGTCCGGCGTTCGAGCGCGAGGCGTATTCGCACGAAGTCATCAGCCATGGCTTCTGGCCGGGCAGCGGACCGCTGCTGCAGCCGGCGTTCTATGCGTATGCCGCGCCGGAACCGGCGGGTTTCAAGGAGGCGCCCGTGCGACCGGAGGCGGCGTACTACCACCGCGGGTTCGGCGAATTCATCCTGCCGTACGAGGCAGTGCGCCAGGCGGATGCGCCGGACGCGATGATCCATGCGTTCATCCGCAGCACCTACGAGCGTGCCGCCGACCTGGCGCACTGGGATCGTGGTGCGCTGGACCGGCCGGCCAGCGCGTGA
- a CDS encoding NAD(P)-dependent alcohol dehydrogenase — translation MTTKAYGAHAADKPLQPIDIERRAPGPQDVQIDIAYCGVCHSDLHTVRSEWGGTLFPCVPGHEIVGHVSAVGSAVTGFKAGDTVGVGCMVDSCQHCASCAEGLEQYCENGFTGTYNGATKDAPGHTLGGYSQRIVVDEKFVLKIRHPEAQLAAVAPLLCAGITTWSPLRHWKVGPGSKVGVVGIGGLGHMGVKLAHALGAHVVAFTGSENKRQAALDLGADEVVVSRNAGEMKAHAGSFDLILNTVAASHSLDAYTALLKRDGTLVLVGVPEHPHPTPSIANLIFKRRAIAGSLIGGIAETQEMLDFCADKGIVADIEMIPMQQIDEAYDRMVKSDVKYRFVIDNATLANQACG, via the coding sequence ATGACCACCAAAGCCTATGGTGCACACGCTGCCGACAAGCCGTTGCAGCCGATCGACATCGAGCGCCGCGCACCCGGCCCGCAGGATGTGCAGATCGACATCGCCTATTGCGGCGTCTGCCATTCCGACCTGCATACCGTGCGTTCCGAGTGGGGCGGCACGCTGTTTCCCTGCGTGCCCGGCCACGAGATCGTGGGCCACGTCAGTGCGGTGGGCAGCGCGGTGACCGGCTTCAAGGCCGGCGACACGGTGGGCGTGGGCTGCATGGTGGACAGCTGCCAGCATTGCGCGTCCTGCGCCGAAGGGCTGGAGCAGTACTGCGAGAACGGCTTCACCGGCACCTACAACGGCGCGACCAAGGACGCGCCCGGCCACACGCTGGGTGGCTACTCGCAGCGCATCGTGGTCGACGAGAAATTCGTGCTGAAGATCCGCCATCCCGAAGCGCAACTCGCCGCGGTGGCGCCGCTGCTGTGTGCCGGCATCACCACCTGGTCGCCGCTGCGGCACTGGAAGGTGGGCCCCGGCAGCAAGGTCGGCGTGGTCGGCATCGGCGGCCTGGGCCACATGGGGGTGAAGCTTGCGCATGCGCTGGGCGCGCACGTGGTGGCGTTCACCGGCTCGGAGAACAAGCGCCAGGCGGCGCTGGACCTGGGCGCGGACGAGGTGGTGGTGTCGCGCAACGCCGGCGAGATGAAGGCGCACGCCGGCAGCTTCGACCTCATCCTCAACACCGTGGCCGCCAGCCACTCGCTGGATGCGTACACCGCGCTGCTCAAGCGCGACGGCACCCTGGTGCTGGTCGGTGTGCCGGAGCACCCGCACCCGACGCCGAGCATCGCCAACCTGATCTTCAAGCGCCGCGCGATCGCCGGCTCGCTGATTGGCGGCATCGCCGAGACGCAGGAGATGCTGGATTTCTGCGCGGACAAGGGCATCGTCGCCGACATCGAGATGATCCCGATGCAGCAAATCGACGAGGCCTACGACCGCATGGTGAAGAGCGATGTGAAGTATCGCTTCGTGATCGACAACGCGACGCTGGCCAACCAGGCCTGTGGCTAG
- a CDS encoding serine hydrolase domain-containing protein, giving the protein MYSNFCIRLLAAALCIAVSLPLAASEQGAPTIGQQREAVLFWPQAQREAQFRKMYERFPSDRAAHGTHVHALPQGRPLAMPGKDVSAWLAGYMDERHLAGVMVLQHGRVRLQRYALGFGPAQRWESFSVAKSVTSTLLGIALQQGYIHSMDDTLGSYIPELRDSAYAEVTVQQLLTMTSGVHWNEDYADANSDVAQMYRGACVGGRAHILTYLAKQPRQWPAGTHFNYNTAETDLLGILVQRATRRSLADYLSQAIWKPYGMASDAYWIKDECDGSDTGGSGLSATLGDYARLGQFMLDGGRIDGKPVIAAAWLKGAVRRQAAVDEPERGYGYLWWTDTDGSYAAIGIFGQMVYVDPAHQLVIAQVGAWPQATSNELVATRRAFVAAIKRAVDAETEPRAH; this is encoded by the coding sequence ATGTATTCAAACTTCTGCATTCGCCTGCTGGCTGCCGCACTGTGCATTGCCGTTTCACTGCCGCTGGCAGCAAGCGAGCAAGGTGCCCCCACCATTGGCCAGCAGCGCGAGGCGGTGCTGTTCTGGCCGCAGGCGCAGCGCGAGGCGCAGTTCCGCAAGATGTACGAGCGGTTTCCCAGCGACCGCGCCGCGCATGGCACGCATGTCCACGCGCTGCCGCAGGGCCGGCCGCTGGCCATGCCGGGCAAGGACGTGTCGGCATGGCTGGCCGGCTACATGGATGAGCGCCACCTCGCCGGCGTGATGGTGCTGCAGCATGGCCGTGTGCGCCTGCAGCGCTACGCGCTGGGCTTCGGGCCGGCGCAGCGCTGGGAGTCGTTCTCGGTGGCCAAGTCGGTCACTTCCACCTTGCTGGGCATCGCGCTGCAGCAGGGCTATATCCACAGCATGGACGACACGCTGGGCAGCTACATCCCGGAGCTGCGTGACAGCGCCTACGCCGAGGTCACCGTGCAGCAGTTGCTGACGATGACTTCCGGCGTGCACTGGAACGAGGATTACGCCGACGCCAACTCGGATGTGGCGCAGATGTACCGCGGCGCCTGCGTCGGTGGCCGCGCGCACATCCTGACCTACCTGGCGAAGCAGCCGCGGCAGTGGCCGGCCGGCACGCACTTCAACTACAACACCGCGGAAACCGACCTGCTCGGCATCCTGGTGCAGAGGGCCACGCGCCGCTCGCTGGCCGACTATCTTTCGCAGGCGATCTGGAAACCGTATGGCATGGCTTCCGACGCGTACTGGATCAAGGACGAATGCGACGGCAGCGACACCGGCGGCAGCGGCCTGTCGGCCACGCTGGGCGACTACGCGCGGTTGGGTCAGTTCATGCTCGACGGCGGCCGCATCGACGGCAAGCCGGTGATCGCCGCAGCCTGGCTCAAGGGTGCAGTGCGCCGCCAGGCCGCCGTGGACGAGCCGGAGCGTGGCTACGGCTACCTGTGGTGGACCGATACCGATGGCAGCTACGCGGCGATCGGCATCTTCGGTCAGATGGTCTACGTCGATCCCGCGCACCAGCTGGTGATCGCCCAGGTCGGCGCGTGGCCGCAGGCGACATCCAACGAGCTGGTCGCCACGCGGCGCGCCTTCGTCGCCGCCATCAAGCGGGCGGTGGATGCGGAGACGGAACCGCGGGCGCACTGA
- the fabV gene encoding enoyl-ACP reductase FabV, with protein sequence MIIKPKVRGFICVTAHPVGCERNVLDQIAITEAAGHARSKGPKRVLVIGASTGYGLASRITAAFGYGAATLGVFFEKPSSHDKTGTAGWYNAAAFDKAAKAAGLYSKSINGDAFAHETRAKAIEIIKNEMGGPIDLVVYSLASPVRKLPDTGEVVRSALKTIGEPFHNTSVDTNKDMVIEATVEPATEQEIKDTVTVMGGEDWALWIDALSQAGVLAEHAKTIAYSYIGTEITWPMYWHGTLGQAKQHLDDTAKQLRSRHPDLEAYVGVMKSVVTQASAAIPVIPLYVSIAFKIMKEKGIHENPIEQANRLFHDRLYRADGAAALTDDEGRIRLDDWELRDDVQDACKTLWPTVTTENLREITDYAGYKHEFLKLFGFDRDDVDYDAEVEADRRFDCLEG encoded by the coding sequence GTGATCATTAAGCCCAAAGTCCGCGGTTTCATCTGCGTCACCGCCCATCCGGTCGGTTGCGAGCGCAACGTGCTCGACCAGATCGCGATCACCGAGGCCGCCGGCCATGCCAGAAGCAAGGGCCCCAAGCGCGTGCTGGTGATCGGCGCCTCCACCGGCTACGGCCTGGCCTCGCGCATCACCGCCGCGTTCGGCTACGGCGCCGCCACGCTCGGTGTGTTCTTCGAGAAGCCCAGCAGCCACGACAAGACCGGCACCGCCGGCTGGTACAACGCCGCGGCGTTCGACAAGGCCGCCAAGGCCGCCGGCCTGTACAGCAAGTCGATCAACGGCGACGCGTTCGCCCATGAAACCCGCGCCAAGGCCATCGAGATCATCAAGAACGAGATGGGCGGCCCGATCGACCTGGTGGTCTATTCGCTGGCCTCGCCAGTGCGCAAGCTGCCCGACACCGGCGAAGTGGTTCGCTCGGCGCTCAAGACCATCGGCGAACCGTTCCACAACACCTCGGTCGACACCAACAAGGACATGGTGATCGAGGCCACCGTGGAGCCGGCCACCGAGCAGGAGATCAAGGACACCGTCACCGTGATGGGCGGCGAGGACTGGGCGCTATGGATCGACGCGCTGAGCCAGGCCGGCGTGCTCGCCGAACATGCCAAGACCATCGCCTATAGCTACATCGGCACCGAGATCACCTGGCCGATGTACTGGCACGGAACCCTCGGCCAGGCCAAGCAGCACCTGGACGACACGGCGAAGCAACTGCGCAGCCGCCACCCCGACCTCGAGGCCTACGTCGGCGTGATGAAGTCGGTGGTCACCCAGGCCAGCGCCGCCATCCCGGTGATCCCGCTGTACGTCTCCATCGCCTTCAAGATCATGAAGGAGAAGGGCATTCACGAAAACCCGATCGAGCAGGCCAACCGCCTGTTCCACGACCGCCTCTACCGCGCCGACGGCGCCGCCGCACTCACCGACGACGAAGGCCGCATCCGCCTGGACGACTGGGAACTGCGCGACGACGTGCAGGACGCCTGCAAGACCCTGTGGCCCACCGTCACCACCGAAAACCTGCGCGAAATCACCGACTACGCGGGGTACAAGCACGAGTTCCTGAAGTTGTTCGGGTTTGATCGGGACGACGTGGACTACGACGCCGAGGTGGAGGCGGACCGGCGGTTTGATTGTTTGGAGGGGTGA